Genomic window (Azospirillum lipoferum 4B):
GGATGGTCACGCTGCACCGGCCACCCCACTCTTAACAGAACAAGAATACCGGAGGAGTAGAGACCCCATGGCCGATCTGGACCACCAGACCCGCATCGAACTGGAAGCCGCGGCCTTCCGCGGTCTGGTCGAGCATCTGCGCAAGCGCACCGACGTGCAGAACATCGACCTGATGAATCTCGCCGGCTTCTGCCGCAACTGCCTGTCGAAATGGTATGCGGCGGCGGCCAAGGAGCGCGGCGTCGCGCTGTCCGACGAGGACGCCCGCATCGCCGTCTACGGCATGCCCTATTCCGAATGGAAGCAGAAGCACCAGA
Coding sequences:
- a CDS encoding DUF1244 domain-containing protein, which gives rise to MADLDHQTRIELEAAAFRGLVEHLRKRTDVQNIDLMNLAGFCRNCLSKWYAAAAKERGVALSDEDARIAVYGMPYSEWKQKHQKDATPEQQQKFEDTKPLHAEISGHR